AATCAAGGGGTTAGGCATTTACGGCAACCCCTTGATTTTGGAAATTGTGCACTTTTTGTGTCAGTTGACGAATGGAGGGCTTTTCCTCGGAGGGAGAAACGGCGGTTCCGTTTAGTGCCCGGTCAAGGATGTCGATAGCCTTGACCTGATGACTGGGGGCAAGGTGAGCATAGCGGAGAGTC
This DNA window, taken from Thermodesulfovibrionales bacterium, encodes the following:
- a CDS encoding tyrosine-type recombinase/integrase; translation: AGIRDFRFHDLRHTFASQSVMAGVDLISVSRLLGHKDIKMTLRYAHLAPSHQVKAIDILDRALNGTAVSPSEEKPSIRQLTQKVHNFQNQGVAVNA